The following are encoded in a window of Deltaproteobacteria bacterium genomic DNA:
- a CDS encoding ABC transporter permease, which produces MIEIKNIKKSYQMGKQTLEILKGVDLKINDGEFVAIMGPSGSGKSTLMNILGLLDIPSSGSYNLNGVEVSKMSEDELAHLRRQEIGFIFQQFNLLPRISALENVALPLNYSKKYIGLERAKELLESVGLTTRMMHKPNELSGGQQQRVAISRSLVNSPRMILADEPTGNLDSVSQKEILKILKELNAKGITIVIVTHEEDIAKEARRIIRIKDGLIYSDDIRMDEISSEVISLSTTLLKERAKTKDHEDKNKKWNLIHGLKDFLNYFQQGFKTLMANKIRTFLSMLGILIGVGAVVAMLALGKGAQKAIEEQLSSLGSNLIMIRPGNIRVGGVTQESGAANRLMFEDLSHIATKIDNIKGVVGQVSGRGQLTALSKNWNTTVQGVSSTWYRVHNSEPKQGRIYSEAEDTARSRVALIGETVRRELFGEQNPIGEMVKINKVNFQIIGLLPEKGGNSFRDQDDVVMIPLQTGMKRLFGKINLDMIEVEINNQENIELAIDHINQLLTDLHKIPLSQQSDAFQIRNMADIQQAMQQSSQTMSMLLAAIATISLLVGGIGIMNIMLVSVTERTREIGLRKAIGAQRVDILLQFLSESIVVSVIGGLLGILLGWSLTTLLSSLLGWSTFVSWQSVLLSFFFSAMIGIIFGVYPARKASLLHPIEALRYE; this is translated from the coding sequence ATGATTGAAATTAAAAATATCAAAAAATCCTACCAAATGGGAAAGCAAACTCTAGAAATTCTCAAAGGTGTGGATTTAAAAATAAATGATGGCGAATTTGTTGCCATCATGGGACCTTCAGGTTCTGGTAAATCAACTCTTATGAATATATTGGGCTTGCTGGATATCCCAAGTTCGGGATCCTACAACTTAAATGGCGTCGAAGTTTCCAAGATGTCGGAAGATGAATTGGCCCATTTAAGAAGACAAGAAATTGGTTTTATTTTTCAGCAATTTAATTTGTTGCCAAGAATCAGCGCTCTTGAAAATGTTGCCTTGCCTTTAAATTACTCCAAAAAATATATAGGTTTGGAAAGAGCAAAAGAGCTTCTTGAGTCGGTAGGTCTCACGACAAGAATGATGCATAAACCAAATGAGCTTTCGGGGGGGCAGCAACAAAGGGTGGCCATTTCGAGGTCTCTTGTAAATAGCCCGAGAATGATTCTTGCCGATGAGCCGACGGGAAATTTAGATTCTGTCAGCCAAAAAGAAATTTTAAAAATCCTAAAAGAATTAAATGCAAAGGGTATCACCATTGTGATTGTGACCCATGAGGAAGATATAGCAAAGGAAGCAAGAAGGATTATTCGAATTAAAGATGGTCTCATCTATTCTGATGACATCAGAATGGATGAAATTAGTTCAGAAGTGATCAGCCTAAGTACGACGCTTTTGAAGGAAAGAGCAAAGACAAAAGACCATGAAGATAAAAATAAAAAATGGAATTTAATTCATGGGCTGAAAGATTTTTTAAATTATTTTCAACAAGGATTCAAAACATTGATGGCCAATAAAATCAGAACTTTCTTGTCCATGTTGGGAATTCTAATTGGTGTGGGTGCTGTGGTGGCCATGCTGGCCCTAGGAAAAGGGGCACAGAAGGCCATTGAAGAGCAGCTCTCCTCGTTGGGGTCCAATCTTATTATGATTCGACCAGGAAATATTCGTGTTGGTGGAGTAACCCAAGAATCGGGAGCGGCCAATAGATTGATGTTTGAAGATCTAAGCCATATAGCTACGAAAATTGACAACATCAAGGGTGTTGTCGGCCAAGTGAGCGGTCGAGGACAACTGACGGCTTTATCAAAAAATTGGAACACAACAGTGCAAGGGGTTTCTTCAACTTGGTATCGTGTTCATAACTCCGAACCCAAGCAAGGTCGAATCTATTCGGAAGCAGAAGACACCGCACGGTCACGAGTGGCTTTAATCGGTGAGACGGTCAGAAGAGAATTATTTGGCGAACAAAACCCAATTGGAGAAATGGTTAAAATAAATAAAGTTAATTTTCAGATTATTGGTCTCCTTCCTGAAAAAGGGGGGAATAGTTTTAGGGATCAGGATGATGTGGTAATGATTCCCTTACAAACCGGGATGAAGAGATTATTTGGAAAAATTAATTTAGATATGATTGAAGTGGAAATCAACAATCAAGAAAACATTGAACTCGCCATTGATCACATCAATCAGTTATTGACAGATTTGCACAAAATACCTTTGTCCCAACAAAGTGATGCCTTTCAAATTCGTAATATGGCAGATATCCAGCAGGCAATGCAACAAAGCAGTCAAACCATGTCGATGCTTTTGGCAGCCATTGCGACCATTTCATTGCTTGTTGGGGGGATTGGAATTATGAATATCATGCTGGTCTCGGTCACAGAAAGAACCCGTGAGATTGGCTTGCGAAAAGCCATTGGGGCTCAAAGGGTCGATATTTTACTTCAGTTTTTATCAGAGTCTATCGTCGTAAGTGTTATTGGTGGACTCCTTGGTATTTTATTGGGTTGGAGTTTGACGACCTTACTTTCGAGTTTGCTGGGGTGGTCTACTTTTGTATCATGGCAGTCAGTTCTCCTCTCTTTTTTCTTTTCTGCCATGATTGGCATTATTTTCGGAGTTTATCCAGCCAGAAAAGCATCTTTGCTTCATCCCATTGAAGCCCTAAGGTATGAATAA
- a CDS encoding DMT family transporter, with the protein MYEVLTYSLLANLTFSFGSFYFTVYSKKISVLWMNAFKASVSFLFITLLLILNQHVFTASLVEKTYLLVSGFVGLCIGDLFLLEGMKTLGSSRVIMMFGLSPFFTGIGSYFLFNSVLPLKIIFGVCFMVLCFYLLSLERYKASGHWHLKGILMGLTGVLLDDMGQLLTKESFNENLKLNSLEANFFRACGAISGFIIIHFVYRKINLKKEFFKMKSKDKSLVVLASFFGAFLSLYFYLKSVSLGHLSVVSSMAGTGPLFAEIFESVRTKKAPHPLWWAAFMCFLFALYLFAMT; encoded by the coding sequence ATGTACGAGGTTTTAACATATTCCTTGCTTGCAAATTTGACTTTTTCCTTTGGGAGTTTTTATTTTACAGTTTATTCAAAAAAAATAAGTGTCTTATGGATGAATGCATTTAAGGCTTCTGTTTCTTTTTTGTTCATCACCTTGTTGTTAATTTTAAATCAACATGTTTTTACAGCCAGTTTAGTTGAAAAGACCTATCTACTGGTAAGTGGTTTTGTCGGTCTTTGTATCGGAGATTTATTTTTATTAGAGGGGATGAAAACTCTTGGGAGCTCTCGAGTGATCATGATGTTTGGCTTGTCGCCATTTTTTACGGGAATTGGGTCCTATTTTTTATTTAATTCTGTTCTTCCATTAAAAATTATCTTTGGCGTGTGTTTTATGGTTTTGTGTTTTTATTTGCTATCCTTAGAAAGGTACAAAGCCTCTGGGCATTGGCATTTAAAGGGAATTTTGATGGGCTTAACAGGGGTTCTTTTGGATGATATGGGACAGCTTCTTACCAAAGAGTCTTTTAATGAAAATCTTAAATTGAACTCTTTGGAGGCTAATTTTTTTAGAGCTTGTGGAGCCATTTCTGGTTTTATTATCATTCATTTCGTCTATCGAAAGATAAATTTAAAAAAAGAATTTTTTAAAATGAAATCTAAAGATAAGAGTCTTGTTGTTTTAGCCAGTTTTTTTGGGGCTTTTTTATCTCTTTATTTTTATCTTAAATCCGTTAGTTTGGGACATCTGAGTGTCGTTTCCTCAATGGCAGGAACGGGTCCTCTTTTCGCAGAAATATTTGAAAGTGTCAGGACCAAAAAAGCGCCCCACCCTTTATGGTGGGCGGCTTTTATGTGTTTTCTCTTTGCCCTGTACCTATTTGCTATGACCTAG
- a CDS encoding EI24 domain-containing protein — translation MLTDRQFSVFESFTKAFACLFDGRIILRILLPFIIAGIICLILLFATWGPGIELFESLLQSLGWLSVALLKLQEWMGMALVGFLAGLIFLFLVFIFFYFVILILTSLILVPLLLPVIEEKYYHHLKKSPLQKSVNKMIFMASIINTIKFSFIYLFWLLVSLPFFLLPGAQLLISFFLNSYLVKSLFPMDVFMDYVSREEFLQIKEKYNSEFWQLSFLNNSLLYIPILNLIAPVVMALSFSIYCLGLVSHLRK, via the coding sequence ATGCTAACTGATAGACAATTTTCCGTTTTCGAATCGTTTACTAAAGCCTTTGCCTGTCTTTTTGATGGGCGAATCATTTTGAGAATCCTGCTTCCATTTATTATCGCAGGTATTATTTGTTTGATCCTATTATTTGCTACCTGGGGGCCTGGGATTGAGCTTTTCGAGTCCTTGCTACAAAGCCTTGGCTGGCTGAGTGTCGCACTTCTGAAGCTGCAGGAATGGATGGGAATGGCTCTAGTTGGCTTTTTGGCAGGTTTAATTTTTCTATTTCTGGTTTTTATTTTCTTTTACTTTGTGATTTTAATTTTAACCTCATTAATTTTAGTACCTTTATTATTACCTGTAATAGAAGAAAAGTATTACCATCATTTAAAAAAAAGCCCCCTTCAAAAATCCGTCAACAAAATGATTTTTATGGCCAGTATTATTAATACGATTAAATTTTCATTTATTTATTTGTTTTGGCTTTTAGTTTCTTTGCCTTTTTTTCTTTTACCAGGGGCTCAATTATTGATTTCCTTCTTTTTAAACTCTTATTTGGTCAAGTCATTGTTCCCGATGGATGTTTTTATGGATTACGTTTCTAGGGAAGAATTTCTGCAGATCAAAGAAAAATACAATTCTGAATTTTGGCAGCTTTCATTTTTAAATAATAGTCTGTTGTATATTCCAATTTTAAATTTGATAGCACCAGTTGTTATGGCGCTATCTTTTTCAATTTATTGTTTGGGACTAGTTTCTCATCTAAGAAAGTAA
- a CDS encoding PepSY domain-containing protein: protein MNHIILIATLMLSSFSFAKKTCTDQPKEKWMTEEAFKKMVTDQGYKISKFKQPGSCYEIYGTDKDGKKVEIYFNPVDGSVSKAK, encoded by the coding sequence ATGAACCATATTATTTTGATAGCCACATTGATGCTATCGTCTTTTTCATTTGCTAAAAAAACCTGCACTGACCAACCTAAAGAAAAATGGATGACTGAAGAGGCATTTAAGAAAATGGTAACTGATCAAGGTTATAAAATTTCAAAATTCAAACAACCAGGAAGTTGTTATGAAATTTATGGAACAGACAAAGATGGAAAAAAAGTCGAAATTTATTTCAATCCAGTTGATGGCAGTGTTTCAAAAGCTAAATAA
- the mgtE gene encoding magnesium transporter has product MANEKKDLETLSEKNNSSENQEENIHIIEESIENQLINLASTWPALSTTERKEKFSSLPRTEAEELFLSLNTHDQAELVAEVGSLEKRSWIRLLAPDDAADVIQELGVECRDEILSLLDPQTRREVTALLAYSDDNAGGLMSSRYARLRPEMTVDEAISYLRIQAKTQIETIYYAYVLDNSQVLLGVVSFRELFAANPNKLVRDIMKDDVIRIPVNLDQEQIGRIFSQQNLMALPVIDDEGKMQGIVTFDDIATAIQEEATEDIQKLGGVESLDAPYLKISLTQLIRKRAGWLAVLFVGEMFTASAMGFFQTEIEKAVVLALFIPLIISSGGNSGSQATTLIIRAIALGEVRLKDWFRVLRREIITGFLLGSFLGFIGALRIFFWPNRLKDYGPHYLEVAVAVAVSIIGVVMWGSICGSMLPFLLKRLKLDPATASAPAVATIVDVTGLVIYFTVASLVLKGVLL; this is encoded by the coding sequence ATGGCCAATGAAAAAAAAGATTTAGAAACTCTTTCGGAAAAAAATAACTCTTCTGAGAATCAAGAAGAAAATATCCACATCATTGAAGAAAGTATTGAAAATCAACTTATTAATTTAGCTTCCACTTGGCCAGCGCTTTCAACCACAGAAAGAAAAGAAAAATTTAGTTCCCTTCCCCGAACCGAGGCTGAAGAGTTATTCCTAAGTTTGAATACTCACGATCAGGCCGAGTTAGTTGCCGAAGTGGGAAGCCTTGAAAAAAGATCGTGGATCCGATTACTAGCTCCGGATGATGCCGCCGATGTGATTCAAGAACTTGGAGTTGAATGCCGTGATGAGATTCTTTCTTTGTTAGATCCGCAAACTCGGCGTGAAGTGACTGCCCTTCTTGCTTACTCCGATGATAATGCCGGGGGATTGATGAGCTCCCGCTATGCCCGTTTACGTCCAGAAATGACTGTAGATGAGGCTATCAGCTATTTAAGAATCCAGGCAAAAACACAAATAGAAACTATCTACTACGCCTATGTTTTAGATAATAGCCAAGTCTTACTAGGAGTTGTTTCTTTTCGCGAACTCTTTGCCGCCAACCCTAATAAACTTGTTCGCGATATCATGAAAGACGATGTGATCCGTATTCCTGTAAACTTAGACCAAGAACAAATTGGTCGAATTTTTTCTCAGCAAAACTTGATGGCCCTGCCTGTTATTGATGATGAAGGGAAAATGCAAGGTATCGTAACCTTCGATGATATTGCCACCGCCATCCAAGAAGAAGCCACGGAAGATATTCAAAAATTGGGAGGTGTGGAAAGCCTGGATGCTCCCTACTTAAAAATTTCTTTAACTCAGTTAATCAGAAAAAGAGCTGGTTGGTTAGCCGTTCTTTTTGTGGGTGAAATGTTCACGGCTTCCGCTATGGGCTTTTTTCAAACTGAAATTGAAAAGGCAGTGGTATTGGCGTTATTCATACCCTTAATTATTTCCAGCGGTGGGAACTCCGGATCCCAAGCGACAACCTTGATCATCCGAGCCATTGCTCTTGGGGAAGTCCGTCTCAAAGACTGGTTCCGGGTCTTGCGTCGGGAAATTATCACTGGCTTTTTGTTAGGTTCTTTTCTTGGTTTTATTGGGGCCTTAAGAATATTTTTCTGGCCTAACCGCTTAAAAGATTATGGCCCCCACTACCTCGAAGTTGCCGTTGCCGTTGCCGTCAGCATTATCGGTGTGGTCATGTGGGGTTCTATCTGTGGATCGATGCTACCTTTCTTGCTTAAAAGATTAAAACTTGACCCCGCCACCGCCTCAGCCCCAGCTGTAGCCACCATCGTTGATGTTACAGGACTGGTTATTTACTTTACCGTCGCTAGTTTAGTCCTTAAGGGCGTCTTGCTTTGA